The proteins below are encoded in one region of Effusibacillus dendaii:
- the leuS gene encoding leucine--tRNA ligase — MSERKYAPGEIEKKWQEQWETNGIYKTKEATDNPYFYCLEMFPYPSGRLHMGHVRVYSIGDVVARFKRMQGFNVLHPMGWDAFGMPAENAAIKNKSHPAPWTYDNIDFMRKQQKELGVSYDWDLEVTTCRPDYYKWTQWLFLLFYKRGLAYKKKGAVNWCPECATVLANEQVEEGCCWRCGTEVVKKDLEQWYLRITDYAERLLTDLDKLSGWPERVKTMQRNWIGKSNGTEIIFGIDKHDGLITVFTTRPDTLYGVTYLVLAPEHPVIERITRKSKKKAEIQAFIEEVRKKSEIERTSVDSEKIGMFTGEYAIHPKTGDPVPIWIANYVLPDYGTGAVMGVPAHDQRDFEFATKYNLPIRVVIQPEAGELQLPLTQAYTEDGRLVDSDKFTGLPNLEAIDVISANLEQEGKGERKTSYRLRDWLISRQRYWGCPIPIVYCDNCGTQPVPEDQLPVLLPEQVEFEVAGKSPLATNENFVHTTCPSCGGHAIRETDTMDTFIDSSWYYMRYPSAKKNDGPFDTDVVNRWLPVDKYIGGIEHAVLHLLYSRFFTKVLFDAGLVNFEEPFESLLTQGMVIKEGAKMSKSKGNVVSPEDIVNKYGADTARLFILFAAPPDRDLEWNDQAVEGAYRFLGRVFRLVDTHSALFANRPAINVTGSDEKRLWQQTHYAIKKVTEDISERYQFNTAISAVMELVNAVYAYPETADKGVKLNAIQTVILLLSPIVPHITEELWRMVGHTDSVHQQDWPVFDPAALVQDEIEYAVQVNGKLRDRIVVSKDTAEDEIKELAMKSDKVSEAMAGKPIKKCIVVPGKLVNIVV, encoded by the coding sequence ATGAGTGAAAGAAAATATGCTCCGGGCGAAATCGAGAAAAAGTGGCAGGAACAATGGGAAACGAACGGAATTTACAAAACGAAAGAAGCGACCGATAATCCGTATTTTTATTGTTTGGAGATGTTCCCGTACCCGTCCGGACGTCTTCACATGGGGCATGTGCGGGTCTATTCGATCGGTGACGTCGTTGCCCGTTTTAAACGGATGCAGGGATTTAACGTACTGCATCCGATGGGCTGGGATGCGTTTGGTATGCCGGCTGAAAACGCTGCCATCAAGAACAAAAGCCATCCGGCACCGTGGACATATGACAATATTGATTTTATGCGGAAACAGCAAAAAGAATTAGGGGTATCATACGATTGGGATCTGGAAGTGACCACCTGCCGTCCGGATTACTATAAATGGACGCAGTGGTTGTTCCTGCTGTTTTATAAAAGAGGACTTGCCTACAAGAAAAAAGGGGCGGTTAACTGGTGCCCCGAGTGTGCCACCGTACTGGCCAATGAGCAGGTGGAAGAGGGCTGCTGCTGGCGCTGCGGCACGGAAGTGGTGAAAAAAGATCTTGAACAATGGTATCTGCGAATTACCGATTATGCGGAGCGGTTGTTGACCGATTTGGACAAACTGTCCGGTTGGCCTGAGCGGGTAAAAACCATGCAGCGGAATTGGATTGGCAAATCAAACGGTACCGAGATCATTTTCGGAATCGATAAGCACGACGGTCTGATTACCGTGTTTACCACCCGTCCTGATACGTTGTACGGTGTAACCTATCTGGTATTGGCGCCGGAACACCCCGTGATTGAACGAATTACCCGCAAATCGAAGAAAAAAGCAGAAATTCAAGCATTTATTGAAGAAGTCCGCAAGAAGTCAGAGATTGAACGGACATCGGTGGATTCTGAAAAAATTGGCATGTTTACAGGTGAATATGCGATTCATCCCAAAACGGGTGATCCGGTTCCCATCTGGATCGCAAACTATGTATTGCCCGATTATGGAACAGGTGCGGTCATGGGCGTACCGGCACACGATCAGCGGGATTTTGAGTTTGCGACCAAATACAACCTGCCGATTCGGGTTGTGATTCAGCCGGAAGCTGGTGAATTGCAGCTTCCTCTGACGCAAGCTTATACGGAAGATGGTCGATTGGTTGACTCTGACAAATTTACCGGTTTGCCCAATTTGGAAGCGATCGACGTCATTTCCGCCAATTTGGAGCAAGAAGGCAAAGGGGAACGGAAAACTTCCTACCGTTTGCGCGACTGGCTGATCTCTCGCCAGCGCTATTGGGGATGTCCGATTCCAATTGTGTATTGTGACAATTGCGGTACGCAGCCAGTACCAGAAGATCAACTGCCGGTTCTTCTGCCTGAACAGGTCGAGTTTGAAGTGGCGGGTAAATCTCCATTGGCAACGAACGAAAACTTTGTTCATACCACATGTCCTTCTTGCGGCGGCCATGCAATCCGCGAAACGGATACGATGGATACGTTTATCGATTCTTCCTGGTACTATATGCGGTATCCGTCTGCCAAAAAGAATGACGGACCGTTTGATACCGACGTGGTAAACCGATGGCTGCCGGTTGACAAGTATATCGGTGGCATTGAACATGCTGTGCTGCATTTGCTGTATTCCCGCTTTTTCACAAAAGTGCTGTTCGACGCCGGTCTGGTCAATTTTGAAGAGCCGTTTGAAAGTCTTTTGACCCAGGGCATGGTGATCAAAGAAGGCGCCAAAATGTCCAAATCAAAAGGAAATGTGGTCTCACCGGAAGACATTGTCAACAAATATGGTGCCGATACAGCCAGACTGTTTATTCTATTTGCGGCGCCCCCCGATCGGGACTTGGAATGGAACGACCAGGCGGTTGAGGGTGCATACCGGTTCCTGGGTCGAGTATTCCGCCTTGTTGATACACATTCGGCTCTGTTTGCCAACCGGCCGGCCATAAATGTGACCGGATCTGATGAGAAAAGACTATGGCAGCAAACTCATTATGCGATTAAAAAAGTAACAGAAGACATCAGTGAGCGCTATCAATTCAACACGGCGATTTCTGCCGTTATGGAATTGGTAAACGCGGTATACGCGTATCCGGAAACAGCAGATAAAGGTGTCAAGCTGAATGCGATCCAAACTGTAATTTTGCTGCTTTCCCCGATTGTGCCGCATATTACGGAAGAGTTGTGGCGGATGGTCGGACACACGGACAGCGTGCATCAACAAGACTGGCCCGTTTTTGATCCGGCCGCTCTGGTTCAGGACGAAATCGAATACGCTGTGCAGGTAAACGGCAAATTGCGTGATCGAATTGTCGTTTCAAAAGACACGGCAGAGGACGAAATTAAGGAACTTGCGATGAAGTCCGATAAAGTCAGTGAAGCGATGGCGGGCAAACCGATCAAGAAATGTATCGTAGTCCCCGGTAAACTGGTCAACATTGTAGTTTGA
- a CDS encoding redoxin domain-containing protein has protein sequence MVPNVGEPAPEFELSWTRGKQKVRLSDYRGRKMILLAFFPLAFTPGUITELALWKRDYQRIQEAGAEVLAVSVDQIYSLNVFNASLGMLPYPLLSDWHRTTAKMYGVLDEQMQVAKRSVFVIDQQGVIRYRNLQFKAQEQSDYETVLQQLEQVSAVQK, from the coding sequence ATGGTTCCGAATGTTGGCGAACCGGCCCCCGAGTTTGAACTGTCTTGGACACGCGGCAAGCAGAAAGTCAGATTATCTGATTACCGCGGTCGAAAAATGATATTGCTGGCGTTTTTTCCGCTGGCGTTTACACCTGGCTGAATTACGGAACTGGCCCTCTGGAAGAGGGATTACCAGCGGATTCAAGAAGCGGGTGCGGAAGTGCTGGCTGTTAGTGTCGATCAAATTTATTCGCTCAATGTGTTCAATGCGTCACTCGGCATGCTTCCGTATCCTCTGTTGTCCGATTGGCATCGGACAACTGCCAAAATGTACGGAGTTCTGGATGAGCAGATGCAGGTGGCAAAACGAAGCGTTTTTGTGATTGATCAACAGGGCGTCATCCGTTATCGAAATTTGCAGTTCAAAGCGCAGGAACAGTCGGATTACGAGACAGTGCTGCAGCAATTGGAGCAAGTATCCGCCGTTCAGAAATAG
- a CDS encoding LSm family protein: MNIQQRAKGLVGKNVAVRHKDGKIYHGVLHSVTDDGIIVRPLGPVHAAANADELVVQHADASIQQEANSAPDDVNAAPVWFAAWWLIAWALILGLWAAAWGSWGYRAGGYAPGYRAVVPRYGVTRRVYW; the protein is encoded by the coding sequence ATGAACATTCAGCAACGCGCAAAAGGTTTGGTAGGAAAGAATGTTGCAGTCCGCCATAAGGACGGGAAGATTTACCACGGTGTACTCCATTCGGTTACGGATGACGGAATCATTGTCCGTCCTTTGGGTCCCGTTCACGCTGCCGCCAATGCAGACGAATTGGTTGTGCAACACGCAGATGCCTCCATCCAGCAGGAGGCCAATTCTGCGCCTGATGATGTAAACGCGGCGCCTGTTTGGTTTGCAGCCTGGTGGTTAATCGCTTGGGCATTGATTCTCGGTCTCTGGGCGGCGGCTTGGGGCAGCTGGGGATACCGGGCAGGAGGATATGCGCCCGGGTACCGCGCAGTTGTACCTAGATACGGAGTCACGCGAAGAGTGTATTGGTGA
- a CDS encoding methyl-accepting chemotaxis protein — protein MNPRYVIGQRGYIFAVNKNAISVMNPSIEGQDLTNLKTEDGVMLGQELVQTGTNGGGSFSYMWPNPITKAVESKITYVEAEPNWGWIVAAGAYLSEFNQGANQVLYLLLITLGIALIIGAAVVWLFTNHIMKPISLMVEQVEKVSHGDLTIESISVKIKDEIGQLANDFNTMTSNLKKLIRQVALCSEQVAASSEELTASAEQSNQAAENNAAIIQELAEESSQSAKKIGEYVVTIQ, from the coding sequence ATGAATCCACGTTATGTTATCGGTCAGAGAGGATATATTTTTGCTGTCAATAAGAATGCGATATCCGTAATGAACCCTTCCATTGAGGGACAAGATCTTACGAATCTGAAAACGGAAGATGGAGTCATGCTGGGTCAGGAACTTGTTCAAACAGGAACAAATGGCGGCGGGTCTTTTTCATATATGTGGCCTAACCCCATTACCAAAGCAGTAGAATCAAAAATTACTTATGTGGAAGCGGAGCCGAACTGGGGTTGGATTGTAGCCGCAGGGGCTTATTTAAGTGAGTTCAACCAGGGAGCCAATCAGGTTCTATACCTTCTTCTTATTACTTTAGGAATTGCCCTCATAATTGGGGCTGCTGTTGTTTGGCTGTTTACGAATCATATTATGAAACCGATCTCACTGATGGTGGAGCAGGTCGAAAAGGTGTCCCACGGAGATTTAACCATTGAGTCGATATCGGTGAAAATTAAAGATGAAATTGGCCAATTGGCAAATGATTTTAATACTATGACAAGCAACTTGAAAAAATTGATTCGTCAAGTGGCGCTTTGTTCTGAACAAGTAGCTGCCTCATCGGAAGAGTTAACGGCAAGTGCCGAACAGTCCAATCAAGCAGCGGAAAACAATGCGGCGATTATACAGGAATTGGCGGAAGAATCTTCTCAATCGGCCAAAAAAATAGGGGAGTATGTGGTGACCATCCAATAA
- a CDS encoding methyl-accepting chemotaxis protein, which produces MHKAVESMEAGTKDVAVGIDVVNTAGASFEQIQQSVAEVATQIQEVSAAIQQLSAGAEQVVRSIDQITMVAEKAAAGTQNVSASTQEQLASIEYDPEGIQF; this is translated from the coding sequence ATCCACAAAGCGGTTGAATCCATGGAAGCGGGCACGAAAGATGTAGCCGTAGGAATTGATGTGGTGAATACGGCGGGTGCCTCATTTGAACAGATTCAACAGTCCGTAGCGGAAGTGGCGACTCAAATCCAAGAGGTATCTGCGGCGATTCAACAACTGTCAGCAGGTGCGGAACAAGTGGTTCGGTCAATAGACCAGATCACAATGGTAGCAGAAAAGGCCGCAGCCGGCACACAGAATGTATCCGCATCGACTCAAGAACAATTGGCATCGATTGAATACGATCCAGAAGGAATTCAGTTTTAA
- a CDS encoding D-alanine--D-alanine ligase, with amino-acid sequence MSQKIRVGVIFGGQSGEHEVSIHSARSVMENLNSEKYDILPIGISKQGVWHVGLSSFEELGAEIPDSLRKRILVGSTAVPSENGNFLPDSSLRSVDVIIPVLHGPHGEDGTVQGLFELLDVAYVGAGVLASAVGMDKAMMKSAFAHAGLPQCKYKVYLRHHWEQNSESILSDIERELGFPCFVKPANLGSSVGISKAKDRESLILAMREAARYDRKIVVEEAVNAREIEVAVLGNDEPRASVAGEIVPKADFYDYNAKYVNGTSELIIPAELTDQKMSEVRKLALQAYRAIDGSGLSRVDFFLERETGRLLVNEINTFPGFTVYSMYPKLWEATGLSYENLLDELIGLALERHREKNQISG; translated from the coding sequence TTGTCGCAAAAAATCCGGGTGGGTGTTATATTCGGAGGCCAGTCGGGCGAACACGAAGTGTCGATTCATTCGGCCCGATCTGTAATGGAAAATCTCAACAGCGAAAAATACGATATTCTGCCAATCGGAATCAGCAAGCAGGGCGTTTGGCATGTGGGACTCAGCTCTTTTGAAGAATTAGGAGCAGAGATTCCCGATTCCTTAAGAAAAAGGATTCTTGTGGGATCGACAGCGGTCCCCTCGGAGAATGGCAATTTTTTGCCCGACTCCTCCCTTCGATCAGTCGACGTGATTATTCCGGTCTTGCATGGTCCGCATGGAGAAGACGGAACCGTCCAGGGATTGTTTGAACTGCTGGACGTTGCTTATGTAGGCGCCGGTGTGCTTGCGTCCGCTGTAGGCATGGACAAGGCAATGATGAAGTCAGCTTTTGCCCACGCCGGACTGCCGCAGTGCAAATACAAGGTGTATCTGCGTCATCATTGGGAGCAAAACTCCGAGTCCATCCTAAGCGATATTGAGAGGGAGTTGGGTTTCCCCTGCTTTGTTAAGCCTGCCAATTTAGGTTCTTCTGTAGGAATCTCGAAAGCGAAAGATCGTGAAAGTTTGATTCTGGCCATGCGGGAAGCAGCCCGATACGATCGAAAGATCGTCGTGGAAGAAGCGGTCAACGCACGTGAAATTGAAGTGGCCGTGCTTGGCAACGACGAGCCGCGTGCATCGGTTGCGGGCGAAATTGTACCGAAGGCAGATTTTTATGATTATAACGCGAAATATGTGAACGGCACATCAGAGTTGATAATTCCGGCCGAATTGACCGATCAAAAGATGTCGGAAGTACGCAAATTGGCGCTTCAAGCGTATCGGGCGATTGATGGGTCAGGTCTTTCGCGCGTCGATTTTTTCCTGGAACGTGAAACCGGACGATTGCTCGTCAACGAGATCAATACATTCCCCGGTTTTACCGTGTATTCCATGTACCCGAAGTTATGGGAAGCGACCGGACTGTCTTATGAAAACCTATTGGACGAATTGATCGGGCTGGCACTGGAACGCCACCGTGAGAAAAATCAGATATCCGGCTAA
- the mntR gene encoding transcriptional regulator MntR has translation MLTPSMEDYLEKIYELMKEKGYARVSDIASSLSVQPSSVTKMIQKLDEQNYVTYEKYRGIILTQRGEQMGHLMKQRHRMLEMFLRMLDVSEKTIEKDVEGIEHHVSPSTMDSLKSLVLFFEQYPECLEEYRQFRQQLRDLSATDGESR, from the coding sequence ATGTTAACACCCAGCATGGAAGATTACCTGGAGAAGATCTACGAACTGATGAAAGAAAAAGGCTATGCTCGAGTGTCTGACATTGCTTCATCATTGTCGGTACAGCCTTCCTCCGTCACCAAAATGATTCAAAAACTGGACGAACAAAACTATGTCACCTACGAAAAATATCGTGGCATTATTTTAACCCAGCGCGGCGAACAAATGGGCCATTTAATGAAGCAGCGGCATAGGATGTTGGAGATGTTTCTCCGCATGCTGGACGTTTCGGAGAAAACAATCGAAAAAGACGTGGAAGGCATTGAACACCACGTTAGCCCGAGCACGATGGATAGCTTGAAAAGCCTTGTGCTGTTTTTTGAACAATATCCAGAATGCTTGGAGGAATACCGGCAGTTTCGTCAACAACTGCGGGACCTGTCCGCAACGGACGGCGAAAGCCGCTGA
- a CDS encoding HesB/IscA family protein, with the protein MLTLTEKAADKVKNLLADKEQGVALRVFIKPGGCSGFSYGMALDSAKSDNQVLVENGVRVLVDPQSARFLSGAVVDYVDSIMEAGFKISNPNAVSTCGCGSSFRTSEEAGKPGACC; encoded by the coding sequence ATGCTTACTTTAACAGAGAAGGCAGCAGATAAAGTAAAAAACTTGCTTGCAGACAAAGAACAGGGAGTTGCTCTCCGTGTGTTTATCAAGCCGGGAGGATGCAGCGGATTTTCTTACGGTATGGCGTTGGATTCAGCCAAGAGTGATAACCAAGTTCTGGTGGAAAACGGTGTCCGGGTACTGGTTGATCCACAAAGTGCGAGGTTTTTGAGCGGTGCCGTAGTGGATTATGTGGATTCCATTATGGAAGCCGGTTTTAAAATCTCCAATCCAAATGCTGTGTCTACGTGCGGCTGCGGCAGCTCCTTCCGTACTTCGGAGGAAGCGGGAAAGCCAGGAGCTTGCTGCTAA